A single genomic interval of Musa acuminata AAA Group cultivar baxijiao chromosome BXJ3-4, Cavendish_Baxijiao_AAA, whole genome shotgun sequence harbors:
- the LOC103980331 gene encoding protein FATTY ACID EXPORT 1, chloroplastic isoform X4 — MSTVQLCGSKLAARWSIQPRQGLRPSALWSRVSSDRVDLMGKYVRVPAIRVSNISGVSLCHKGSSSSSIDANTSMRRTQSKPDEAPTVEPVNGKMSMDIHVQTEAVITIKRSAKIHDFCLGIPFGRFLFAGGLLGYIFSRNPTGMVSGGVILALSFFSLKVWRTGRSSLPFISDQAATSATLCLEFSADVLLVK; from the exons ATGTCGACCGTGCAGCTTTGTGGGTCCAAATTGGCGGCGAGGTGGAGCATCCAACCACGGCAGGGGCTTCGCCCGTCGGCTTTGTGGTCTAGGGTTTCTTCTGATCGGGTGGACCTCATGGGCAAGTATGTGAGAGTCCCTGCCATTAGAGTTTCCAACATCAGTGGAG TCTCTTTGTGCCACAAGGGAAGTAGTTCTAGTAGTATTGATGCCAACACTAGTATGAGACGCACACAAAGTAAGCCTGATGAAGCTCCAACCGTGGAACCAGTCAATGGGAAAATGAGTATGGACATTCATGTACAAACGGAGGCTGTTATCACAATCAAAAGAAGTGCGAAAATACATGATTTTTGCTTAGGAATCCCCTTTG gTAGGTTTCTTTTTGCTGGGGGGCTGCTTGGATATATTTTCTCTAGAAATCCTACAGGCATGGTAAGTGGTGGTGTCATATTGGCTCTGAGTTTCTTTAGCCTAAAGGTTTGGAGGACTGGAAGATCCAGCTTACCATTTATATCGGATCAAGCAG CCACATCTGCCACACTTTGTCTGGAATTTTCTGCAGATGTACTCCTTG TCAAATAA
- the LOC103980331 gene encoding protein FATTY ACID EXPORT 1, chloroplastic isoform X3, whose product MSTVQLCGSKLAARWSIQPRQGLRPSALWSRVSSDRVDLMGKYVRVPAIRVSNISGGKHSVSLCHKGSSSSSIDANTSMRRTQSKPDEAPTVEPVNGKMSMDIHVQTEAVITIKRSAKIHDFCLGIPFGRFLFAGGLLGYIFSRNPTGMVSGGVILALSFFSLKVWRTGRSSLPFISDQAATSATLCLEFSADVLLVK is encoded by the exons ATGTCGACCGTGCAGCTTTGTGGGTCCAAATTGGCGGCGAGGTGGAGCATCCAACCACGGCAGGGGCTTCGCCCGTCGGCTTTGTGGTCTAGGGTTTCTTCTGATCGGGTGGACCTCATGGGCAAGTATGTGAGAGTCCCTGCCATTAGAGTTTCCAACATCAGTGGAGGTAAG CATTCAGTCTCTTTGTGCCACAAGGGAAGTAGTTCTAGTAGTATTGATGCCAACACTAGTATGAGACGCACACAAAGTAAGCCTGATGAAGCTCCAACCGTGGAACCAGTCAATGGGAAAATGAGTATGGACATTCATGTACAAACGGAGGCTGTTATCACAATCAAAAGAAGTGCGAAAATACATGATTTTTGCTTAGGAATCCCCTTTG gTAGGTTTCTTTTTGCTGGGGGGCTGCTTGGATATATTTTCTCTAGAAATCCTACAGGCATGGTAAGTGGTGGTGTCATATTGGCTCTGAGTTTCTTTAGCCTAAAGGTTTGGAGGACTGGAAGATCCAGCTTACCATTTATATCGGATCAAGCAG CCACATCTGCCACACTTTGTCTGGAATTTTCTGCAGATGTACTCCTTG TCAAATAA
- the LOC103980331 gene encoding protein FATTY ACID EXPORT 1, chloroplastic isoform X2 has translation MSTVQLCGSKLAARWSIQPRQGLRPSALWSRVSSDRVDLMGKYVRVPAIRVSNISGVSLCHKGSSSSSIDANTSMRRTQSKPDEAPTVEPVNGKMSMDIHVQTEAVITIKRSAKIHDFCLGIPFGMPIKPFSWKCRFLFAGGLLGYIFSRNPTGMVSGGVILALSFFSLKVWRTGRSSLPFISDQAATSATLCLEFSADVLLVK, from the exons ATGTCGACCGTGCAGCTTTGTGGGTCCAAATTGGCGGCGAGGTGGAGCATCCAACCACGGCAGGGGCTTCGCCCGTCGGCTTTGTGGTCTAGGGTTTCTTCTGATCGGGTGGACCTCATGGGCAAGTATGTGAGAGTCCCTGCCATTAGAGTTTCCAACATCAGTGGAG TCTCTTTGTGCCACAAGGGAAGTAGTTCTAGTAGTATTGATGCCAACACTAGTATGAGACGCACACAAAGTAAGCCTGATGAAGCTCCAACCGTGGAACCAGTCAATGGGAAAATGAGTATGGACATTCATGTACAAACGGAGGCTGTTATCACAATCAAAAGAAGTGCGAAAATACATGATTTTTGCTTAGGAATCCCCTTTGGTATGCCAATCAAACCTTTTAGTTGGAAGT gTAGGTTTCTTTTTGCTGGGGGGCTGCTTGGATATATTTTCTCTAGAAATCCTACAGGCATGGTAAGTGGTGGTGTCATATTGGCTCTGAGTTTCTTTAGCCTAAAGGTTTGGAGGACTGGAAGATCCAGCTTACCATTTATATCGGATCAAGCAG CCACATCTGCCACACTTTGTCTGGAATTTTCTGCAGATGTACTCCTTG TCAAATAA
- the LOC103980331 gene encoding protein FATTY ACID EXPORT 1, chloroplastic isoform X1, which translates to MSTVQLCGSKLAARWSIQPRQGLRPSALWSRVSSDRVDLMGKYVRVPAIRVSNISGGKHSVSLCHKGSSSSSIDANTSMRRTQSKPDEAPTVEPVNGKMSMDIHVQTEAVITIKRSAKIHDFCLGIPFGMPIKPFSWKCRFLFAGGLLGYIFSRNPTGMVSGGVILALSFFSLKVWRTGRSSLPFISDQAATSATLCLEFSADVLLVK; encoded by the exons ATGTCGACCGTGCAGCTTTGTGGGTCCAAATTGGCGGCGAGGTGGAGCATCCAACCACGGCAGGGGCTTCGCCCGTCGGCTTTGTGGTCTAGGGTTTCTTCTGATCGGGTGGACCTCATGGGCAAGTATGTGAGAGTCCCTGCCATTAGAGTTTCCAACATCAGTGGAGGTAAG CATTCAGTCTCTTTGTGCCACAAGGGAAGTAGTTCTAGTAGTATTGATGCCAACACTAGTATGAGACGCACACAAAGTAAGCCTGATGAAGCTCCAACCGTGGAACCAGTCAATGGGAAAATGAGTATGGACATTCATGTACAAACGGAGGCTGTTATCACAATCAAAAGAAGTGCGAAAATACATGATTTTTGCTTAGGAATCCCCTTTGGTATGCCAATCAAACCTTTTAGTTGGAAGT gTAGGTTTCTTTTTGCTGGGGGGCTGCTTGGATATATTTTCTCTAGAAATCCTACAGGCATGGTAAGTGGTGGTGTCATATTGGCTCTGAGTTTCTTTAGCCTAAAGGTTTGGAGGACTGGAAGATCCAGCTTACCATTTATATCGGATCAAGCAG CCACATCTGCCACACTTTGTCTGGAATTTTCTGCAGATGTACTCCTTG TCAAATAA
- the LOC103980331 gene encoding protein FATTY ACID EXPORT 1, chloroplastic isoform X5, translating to MGKYVRVPAIRVSNISGGKHSVSLCHKGSSSSSIDANTSMRRTQSKPDEAPTVEPVNGKMSMDIHVQTEAVITIKRSAKIHDFCLGIPFGMPIKPFSWKCRFLFAGGLLGYIFSRNPTGMVSGGVILALSFFSLKVWRTGRSSLPFISDQAATSATLCLEFSADVLLVK from the exons ATGGGCAAGTATGTGAGAGTCCCTGCCATTAGAGTTTCCAACATCAGTGGAGGTAAG CATTCAGTCTCTTTGTGCCACAAGGGAAGTAGTTCTAGTAGTATTGATGCCAACACTAGTATGAGACGCACACAAAGTAAGCCTGATGAAGCTCCAACCGTGGAACCAGTCAATGGGAAAATGAGTATGGACATTCATGTACAAACGGAGGCTGTTATCACAATCAAAAGAAGTGCGAAAATACATGATTTTTGCTTAGGAATCCCCTTTGGTATGCCAATCAAACCTTTTAGTTGGAAGT gTAGGTTTCTTTTTGCTGGGGGGCTGCTTGGATATATTTTCTCTAGAAATCCTACAGGCATGGTAAGTGGTGGTGTCATATTGGCTCTGAGTTTCTTTAGCCTAAAGGTTTGGAGGACTGGAAGATCCAGCTTACCATTTATATCGGATCAAGCAG CCACATCTGCCACACTTTGTCTGGAATTTTCTGCAGATGTACTCCTTG TCAAATAA
- the LOC135634922 gene encoding uncharacterized protein LOC135634922, which yields MSVTTDDRSSSVFHLTGILFMVCMVVVVIFNCGDSKKKPKPRNNVVYYGGGGQNYATAATTSHSSGTAAKVAVGAAVGTVAGFVVADALVSDINSGGGGGGCGGGGCGGGCGGGCGG from the coding sequence ATGTCGGTCACCACTGACGACAGGAGCTCTTCCGTGTTCCATCTCACGGGAATCCTCTTCATGGTGTGTATGGTTGTTGTAGTTATCTTCAACTGCGGCGATAGCAAGAAGAAGCCCAAACCAAGGAACAACGTTGTGTACTACGGCGGGGGCGGCCAAAACTATGCTACTGCGGCGACGACAAGCCACAGCAGCGGTACCGCAGCCAAAGTCGCGGTTGGTGCTGCGGTAGGGACCGTCGCTGGTTTCGTCGTTGCTGATGCCCTCGTCAGTGATATCAatagcggtggcggtggcggcggctgTGGTGGCGGTGGCTGTGGTGGTGGATGCGGCGGCGGTTGCGGTGGCTGA
- the LOC135635089 gene encoding probable galacturonosyltransferase 4, producing the protein MARRKPVLFLLSVTVVAPIVLAITPGFVANSHFGDEIPILSSRNDVETLNALSQESVDAVKEPTWAVYPENSSNSDHVSAKSSNGVDASTTTEMPLGQSGQHKSRVLSEDSEGTNLQTKTVIQQVTKSESEDDGPQKPEMGREKKATAFKKNTFATESGEQDHQKPEKGSNIDSGDMPDAKIRQFRDQLIRAKVFLSLPSSKTYPEFIRDLRVQMRYTERTLGDATLDSELPKNAREKLKAMEQTLLKGKQIQEDCSAVVEKLRASYQSAEEQVRVQKKQELFLTQVAAKTLPRGLHCLSLHLTTQYYSLDSSQQQFQHQERLEDPKLYHYALFSDNVLATAVVVNSTVFHAKNPKNHVFHVVTDRLNYAAMKMWFLANPPGNAAIQVQNVEEFTWLNSSYSPVLKQLGSQSMIDFYFRLHHAKSDGNLKFRNPKYLSILNHLRFYLPEILPKLSKVVFLDDDVVVQKDLTSLWTIDLKGKVNGAVETCGESFHRFDRYLNFSNPLIAENFDPHACGWAFGMNVFDLDEWRKQNITDIYHHWQTLNEDRLLWKLGTLPPGLITFWKRTYPLDRSWHVLGLGYNPNVNQQDIEGAAAVHYNGNMKPWLEIGMAKYHNYWSKYVNYDQVYLRDCSINP; encoded by the exons ATGGCGAGAAGGAAGCCGGTTTTGTTCCTGCTCAGCGTCACTGTTGTTGCGCCTATCGTTCTCGCCATCACGCCTGGTTTCGTCG CCAATAGCCATTTCGGCGACGAGATTCCCATCCTG AGTTCAAGGAATGATGTCGAGACACTCAATGCGCTTTCCCAG GAGTCTGTTGATGCTGTCAAAGAACCAACTTGGGCCGTTTACCCTGAAAACTCCAGTAATTCAGATCATGTCTCAGCTAAATCCAGTAATGGAGTGGATGCATCAACGACAACAG AAATGCCTTTGGGCCAGTCTGGTCAACATAAGAGCCGAGTATTATCAGAAGACTCAGAGGGAACTAATTTGCAGACAAAGACTGTGATTCAGCAAGTGACTAAAAGTGAAAGCGAAGATGATGGCCCCCAGAAGCCAGAAATGGGACGAGAGAAAAAGGCGACAGCATTCAAGAAGAATACATTTGCAACCGAGTCTGGAGAGCAG GACCATCAGAAGCCAGAAAAAGGTTCGAATATTGATTCAGGTGATATGCCTGATGCAAAAATTCGGCAATTTAGGGACCAGCTGATAAGAGCAAAGGTCTTTCTTAGTCTTCCATCTTCTAAAACCTACCCAGAATTCATCAGGGACCTTCGAGTACAGATGAGGTATACTGAGCGCACACTTGGTGATGCAACCTTGGACTCAGAATTGCCAAAGAA TGCCCGTGAGAAACTGAAGGCAATGGAACAAACATTGTTGAAAGGCAAGCAAATTCAAGAAGACTGCTCTGCTGTAGTCGAAAAGCTCCGAGCTTCTTATCAGTCTGCAGAGGAACAAGTGCgtgttcagaagaaacaagagttgTTCCTGACACAAGTTGCTGCAAAAACCCTTCCCAGAGGTCTCCATTGTCTTTCTTTGCATCTTACCACACAGTACTATTCACTTGACTCGAGCCAACAGCAATTCCAACACCAAGAAAGGCTTGAAGATCCTAAACTCTATCACTATGCACTGTTCTCGGATAATGTGTTAGCAACTGCAGTGGTTGTGAATTCTACGGTGTTTCATGCTAAG AACCCCAAGAACCATGTATTCCATGTTGTTACCGATAGACTCAACTATGCAGCAATGAAGATGTGGTTTTTGGCTAATCCGCCGGGGAATGCAGCAATTCAGGTTCAGAATGTTGAGGAGTTTACATGGCTGAACTCAAGCTATAGCCCGGTTCTAAAGCAGCTTGGATCTCAATCTATGATAGATTTCTACTTCAGGTTGCACCATGCCAAGTCTGATGGGAACTTGAAGTTCCGAAACCCAAAGTACCTGTCTATCCTAAATCATCTGCGATTCTATCTACCTGAGATCTTACCAAAACTCAGCAAAGTAGTATTTTTAGACGATGATGTTGTCGTGCAGAAGGACCTTACCTCACTTTGGACAATTGATCTTAAGGGAAAGGTTAATGGTGCAGTTGAAACCTGTGGTGAAAGTTTCCATAGGTTCGATAGGTATCTCAACTTCTCAAACCCCCTTATTGCTGAAAATTTCGACCCTCATGCCTGTGGCTGGGCATTTGGGATGAATGTCTTCGATTTGGATGAGTGGAGGAAGCAGAACATCACTGATATCTATCACCATTGGCAGACACTG AATGAAGACAGACTCTTATGGAAGTTGGGCACTCTTCCACCAGGTTTAATAACATTTTGGAAGCGCACTTACCCCCTCGATCGCTCTTGGCACGTGTTGGGTTTGGGATACAACCCAAATGTGAACCAGCAAGATATCGAAGGAGCAGCTGCAGTACACTACAATGGAAACATGAAACCTTGGCTTGAAATAGGGATGGCCAAGTACCACAACTACTGGTCTAAATATGTGAACTACGACCAAGTTTATTTGAGAGACTGCAGCATCAATCCTTAA